A window from Deltaproteobacteria bacterium encodes these proteins:
- a CDS encoding DUF814 domain-containing protein: MLTLTELRRVAALLDRTRRGARVDKIVQTEDASLALLFAGSDSLPPQDRLVLALCAKPGVARVSKLRALPAAPATPPQLAQYLRAHLDGARLRSVQIEGADRQLRLRFDTREEKLSLLFSILGPRSNVYALDADDRVVASARPLAETRRDLVLGEPWRSPEGGPRSEGEDRFASASDEDLLGAIEAHYAEKEASADEASLARRVAQALRKQRAAIEKKLRLAQEDAERAGNAEQLKRWGELVAAHITALKLGDVTLRANDFASGAPVEVPLDPKLTPAQNKDEYFRRAKKAERTALKAAQEVAEAQDRLTSHGALEARATGCADDAAALATFAQEPELARLLERFAPQPAPATKPEKKAREWRVGKTVLPTRLAPKVYKTGDGLEIWVGKNDEGNDVLTTRLARGTDLFFHLEGNHGSHVVLCTEGKGEDAPPESVLEAAELSVHFSKAKGATRASVHVAPIKHVSKPSGAKPGLVYVTRGKTIQLRRDPARLAKVLGARVEE; this comes from the coding sequence GTGCTGACGCTCACCGAGCTGCGCCGTGTCGCCGCGCTACTCGATCGCACGCGGCGCGGCGCGCGCGTCGACAAGATCGTGCAGACCGAGGATGCCTCGCTCGCGCTGCTGTTCGCCGGGTCGGACTCGTTGCCGCCGCAGGATCGGCTCGTGCTCGCGCTGTGCGCGAAGCCTGGCGTCGCGCGAGTCTCCAAGTTGCGCGCGCTGCCCGCTGCGCCCGCGACACCGCCGCAGCTCGCGCAGTACCTGCGCGCGCACCTCGACGGCGCGCGGCTGCGCAGCGTGCAGATCGAAGGCGCGGACCGGCAGCTGCGGCTGCGCTTCGACACGCGCGAAGAGAAGCTGTCGCTGCTGTTCTCGATCCTCGGGCCGCGCAGCAACGTGTACGCGCTCGATGCGGACGATCGCGTCGTCGCGAGCGCGCGCCCGCTGGCGGAGACGCGGCGCGACTTGGTGTTAGGCGAGCCGTGGCGCTCGCCCGAGGGCGGCCCGCGCAGCGAGGGCGAGGACCGCTTCGCGAGCGCAAGCGACGAAGACTTGCTCGGGGCGATCGAGGCGCACTACGCGGAAAAGGAAGCGAGCGCGGATGAGGCCTCGCTCGCTCGCCGCGTCGCGCAGGCGCTTCGCAAGCAGCGCGCCGCGATCGAGAAGAAGCTGCGCCTCGCGCAGGAGGATGCGGAGCGCGCGGGCAACGCGGAGCAGCTGAAGCGCTGGGGCGAGCTCGTCGCGGCGCACATCACCGCGCTGAAGCTCGGGGACGTCACGCTGCGCGCGAACGACTTCGCGAGCGGCGCGCCCGTAGAGGTTCCGCTCGATCCCAAGCTCACGCCCGCCCAGAACAAGGACGAGTACTTCCGCCGCGCGAAGAAGGCGGAACGCACTGCACTGAAGGCTGCGCAGGAAGTGGCGGAAGCGCAGGACCGCCTAACAAGCCACGGCGCGCTCGAAGCGCGCGCAACGGGGTGCGCGGACGACGCCGCTGCGTTGGCGACGTTTGCGCAGGAGCCCGAGCTCGCGCGCTTGCTGGAGCGCTTCGCGCCGCAGCCCGCGCCCGCGACGAAGCCTGAGAAGAAGGCGCGCGAGTGGCGCGTGGGGAAGACGGTGCTCCCGACGCGCCTCGCGCCCAAGGTCTACAAGACGGGCGACGGCCTCGAGATCTGGGTGGGCAAGAACGACGAGGGCAACGACGTCCTGACGACACGCCTTGCGCGCGGCACCGATCTCTTCTTTCACCTCGAGGGCAACCACGGCAGCCACGTCGTCCTGTGCACCGAGGGCAAGGGCGAGGACGCGCCGCCCGAGTCGGTGCTCGAAGCGGCCGAGCTGTCCGTGCATTTCTCGAAGGCGAAGGGCGCGACGCGCGCCTCGGTGCACGTCGCGCCCATCAAGCACGTGAGCAAGCCGAGCGGCGCGAAGCCGGGCCTCGTCTACGTCACGCGCGGCAAGACGATCCAGCTGCGCCGAGATCCGGCGCGCCTCGCGAAGGTGTTAGGGGCGCGGGTGGAGGAGTGA
- a CDS encoding Type 1 glutamine amidotransferase-like domain-containing protein, which produces MNLWLTSDFPASANEAVSNAMRGSSDPRIAWLAPSVASLRTHFATAQRAFAQIGFSKLEPIADVTHPADAAALLASCDVLYLSGGDPIAFRNRLLRPELRAPVERKIASGGCVVAASGGAMQLTPNISLFRLTAAPLDDVLARREEFTAIGAARSELLPHLNRCGADFLEAVSRYAEAAAAEVVALADGAAWSLSSEGERIFGDARLFPPGT; this is translated from the coding sequence GTGAACCTCTGGCTCACGAGTGACTTTCCCGCGAGCGCGAACGAGGCGGTGTCGAACGCGATGCGAGGCAGCTCCGATCCTCGAATCGCGTGGCTTGCGCCGAGCGTGGCGTCGCTGCGCACCCACTTCGCGACTGCGCAGAGAGCCTTCGCTCAGATTGGCTTCTCGAAGCTCGAGCCGATCGCCGACGTGACGCATCCGGCGGACGCCGCGGCGCTCCTCGCTTCGTGTGACGTCCTCTATCTCTCGGGCGGCGATCCGATCGCCTTTCGCAATCGGCTCCTCCGGCCCGAGCTTCGCGCGCCCGTGGAGCGCAAGATCGCGAGTGGGGGTTGCGTCGTCGCGGCCAGTGGAGGCGCAATGCAGCTGACACCGAACATCTCACTGTTTCGATTGACCGCCGCGCCGCTCGACGACGTGCTCGCTCGGCGCGAAGAGTTCACCGCGATCGGCGCCGCGCGCAGCGAGCTGCTCCCGCATCTGAATCGCTGCGGCGCGGATTTTCTGGAGGCCGTGAGTCGCTATGCCGAGGCCGCCGCCGCGGAGGTCGTCGCGTTGGCGGATGGCGCGGCTTGGTCGCTGTCGAGCGAAGGCGAGCGCATCTTCGGCGACGCGAGACTCTTCCCGCCCGGGACGTAG
- a CDS encoding FAD:protein FMN transferase → MGTVLEITLVADDRERAHATIERCFAEVERLESIFTTWRADGELARLNARAGTGPQAASPELVRILIDARGFARETEGAFDITVGPVMRLWRWAEEHGAAPSPAEIASARASVGIERVELDALRGTIALPAGAALDLGGIAKGWALDRLGELLRAEGFGRALLNFGGSSLLALGAPLDAPNWRIRLGDGSVLSLRDANVSISESLGQTFEIAGVRYGHIVDPRTSENISREQRAIVFAESGAIAEAWSTALIVLEPEAGITAAHARGGIEARVDAGARVLAETPGFQLDADGG, encoded by the coding sequence ATGGGCACCGTCCTCGAAATCACGCTCGTGGCGGACGATCGCGAGCGCGCGCACGCCACCATCGAGCGCTGCTTCGCAGAAGTCGAGCGCCTCGAATCGATCTTCACGACCTGGCGCGCTGACGGAGAGCTCGCGCGCCTGAATGCGAGAGCAGGCACGGGGCCGCAAGCGGCGTCGCCGGAGCTCGTGCGAATCTTGATCGACGCGCGCGGCTTCGCGCGGGAAACCGAGGGCGCCTTCGACATCACGGTGGGTCCGGTGATGCGGCTCTGGCGCTGGGCGGAGGAGCACGGCGCTGCGCCGAGCCCTGCGGAGATCGCGTCGGCGCGCGCGTCGGTCGGCATCGAGCGCGTCGAGCTCGATGCGCTGCGCGGGACGATCGCGCTGCCAGCGGGCGCCGCGCTCGATCTCGGCGGCATCGCCAAGGGCTGGGCTCTCGACCGACTCGGCGAGCTGCTCCGCGCGGAAGGCTTTGGCCGCGCACTCCTCAACTTCGGTGGCAGCAGCCTGCTCGCGCTCGGCGCACCCCTCGATGCGCCGAATTGGCGGATTCGTCTCGGTGACGGATCGGTGCTGAGCCTGCGCGATGCGAACGTCTCGATCTCGGAGAGCCTCGGCCAAACGTTCGAGATCGCGGGCGTGCGCTACGGCCACATCGTCGATCCGCGCACGTCGGAGAACATCTCGCGCGAGCAGCGCGCGATCGTGTTCGCCGAGAGCGGCGCGATCGCGGAAGCCTGGAGCACCGCGCTCATCGTGCTCGAGCCCGAAGCCGGCATCACCGCCGCTCACGCGCGCGGCGGCATCGAAGCGCGCGTCGACGCGGGCGCGCGCGTGCTCGCAGAGACTCCCGGCTTCCAGCTCGACGCCGACGGCGGCTGA
- a CDS encoding DUF2750 domain-containing protein, with translation MRLTPVQFFLSLFLLEVVGAKRAFTLSLDGDLRVLHDQGETIFPLWSSRSTARRARRKSWPHLRLTEIPLDDLMLLMQRAIAEDVVIGIGDAMEDLGLFWIPADWLERALRAGIERRWRPEQLH, from the coding sequence ATGCGGCTCACGCCCGTGCAGTTCTTTCTGTCCCTCTTCCTGCTCGAAGTGGTTGGCGCAAAGCGAGCCTTCACTCTCTCCCTCGATGGCGACCTGCGCGTCTTGCATGACCAAGGCGAAACGATCTTCCCGCTCTGGTCGTCGAGGTCCACCGCACGGCGCGCGCGGCGGAAGTCATGGCCTCACTTGCGGCTGACCGAGATTCCGCTCGACGACTTGATGCTGCTGATGCAGCGAGCGATCGCGGAGGACGTCGTCATCGGAATCGGCGACGCGATGGAGGACCTTGGCTTGTTCTGGATTCCCGCCGACTGGCTCGAACGCGCGCTTCGCGCGGGCATCGAGAGGCGCTGGCGGCCGGAACAGCTTCACTGA
- a CDS encoding NUDIX hydrolase, with protein MRALHLLPQPLARVVVRAGARAIALYNRAFHPHVRGVGVFVRHADHLLLVRSTYQSWWGLPGGRIDRGETPRVAAARELREETALAVDPGALTDLGDLHLEHNHIRDHVTFFELRCELEPIVRCDGAEIAELRWVREGEIASLKLWPPLAAWRARSGR; from the coding sequence GTGCGCGCCCTGCATCTCCTCCCGCAGCCGCTCGCACGCGTCGTCGTGCGCGCCGGCGCGAGAGCAATCGCGCTCTACAACCGCGCGTTCCATCCGCACGTGCGCGGCGTCGGCGTCTTCGTCCGCCACGCGGACCACTTGTTGTTGGTGCGCTCCACGTATCAGAGCTGGTGGGGACTTCCCGGCGGCCGCATCGATCGCGGCGAGACACCGCGCGTCGCCGCCGCGCGCGAGCTGCGCGAGGAGACGGCGCTCGCGGTCGATCCGGGTGCGCTGACGGATCTCGGCGATCTGCATCTCGAGCACAACCACATCCGCGATCACGTGACGTTCTTCGAGCTGCGCTGCGAGCTCGAGCCCATCGTGCGCTGCGACGGCGCGGAGATCGCGGAGCTGAGGTGGGTGCGTGAAGGCGAGATCGCTTCGCTGAAACTGTGGCCGCCGCTCGCTGCGTGGCGCGCGCGAAGCGGCCGCTAG
- a CDS encoding GNAT family N-acetyltransferase: MEAGETRATIRELRATDWRAFREIRLRALAESPDAFQQTLAGASAWPDAQWEELVAGVAASPTHALFIAERAGRAIGVVYARLESERPEIAHLGAMWIDPDARRAGVGRLVVDAVLDWARARNAKRVELQVTEGNGRAERLYARAGFARTEKTAALRPGAAPRVRTMGRSLGESAP, encoded by the coding sequence ATGGAAGCCGGCGAGACACGCGCAACGATCCGCGAGCTGCGCGCGACCGACTGGCGCGCGTTTCGCGAGATCCGCCTGCGCGCGCTTGCGGAGTCACCCGACGCGTTTCAGCAGACCCTCGCAGGGGCGAGCGCATGGCCGGATGCGCAGTGGGAGGAGCTCGTCGCGGGCGTCGCGGCTTCGCCGACGCACGCGCTCTTCATCGCCGAGCGGGCGGGCCGCGCGATCGGCGTCGTGTACGCGCGTCTGGAAAGCGAGCGCCCCGAGATCGCGCACCTCGGCGCGATGTGGATCGACCCGGACGCGCGACGTGCGGGCGTGGGCCGATTGGTCGTCGACGCCGTGCTTGATTGGGCGCGAGCGCGCAATGCGAAGCGAGTCGAGCTTCAGGTCACCGAAGGCAATGGGCGCGCGGAGCGGCTCTACGCGCGTGCTGGATTCGCCCGCACGGAGAAGACCGCGGCGCTGCGACCGGGCGCTGCGCCGCGTGTTCGCACGATGGGGCGAAGCTTGGGCGAGTCGGCGCCGTGA
- a CDS encoding cytochrome P450, giving the protein MPLRPGDLDLADPDLFVAHGGPPHEYLRVLRREAPVHWSPVPAVQKTISHVTQGFWVLSKHADVIHVSRNPKLFSSAERGPYVWEMNDEDLAGQRMTMLVMDPPQHVKYRRLVQRGFTPRMVEKLEPTIRSHARAAVDAIAEKGECEFVEHLACELPLTLICELVGIPLEMRKQIFEWSNQMIGADDADMRAVDPKTTAMQMWLYCNQLVAQKKAKPDDTLLSALANGSVEGEALTELELNNFFVLLCVAGNETTRNATSQFMRLMFEHPEQWKLLTSDVDRYLEGAIEEVLRFSPPVMMFRRTAMADTEIRGQRIAKGDKLYLSYPSANRDEEVFGESAMRFDITRKDNDHIAFGIGEHYCLGANLARMQLRSILREIATRLPDMRPIGRPEFQRSNFIAGIKRMPVKYTPEA; this is encoded by the coding sequence ATGCCACTCCGCCCCGGCGATCTCGACCTCGCGGATCCCGACCTGTTCGTGGCGCACGGCGGCCCGCCGCACGAGTACCTGCGCGTGCTGCGGCGCGAGGCGCCCGTCCACTGGAGCCCGGTGCCTGCGGTGCAGAAGACGATCTCGCACGTCACGCAGGGCTTCTGGGTGCTCTCCAAGCACGCGGACGTGATTCACGTCTCGCGCAATCCGAAGCTGTTCTCTTCCGCGGAGCGCGGCCCCTACGTCTGGGAGATGAACGACGAGGATCTCGCGGGCCAGCGCATGACGATGCTCGTGATGGATCCGCCGCAGCACGTGAAGTACCGCCGCCTCGTGCAGCGCGGCTTCACGCCGCGCATGGTGGAGAAGCTCGAGCCGACGATTCGCAGTCACGCCCGCGCGGCCGTCGACGCGATCGCGGAGAAGGGCGAGTGCGAGTTCGTGGAGCACCTCGCGTGCGAGCTGCCGCTCACGCTGATCTGCGAGCTGGTCGGGATCCCCCTCGAGATGCGCAAACAGATCTTCGAATGGTCGAACCAGATGATCGGCGCCGACGACGCCGACATGCGCGCCGTCGACCCGAAGACGACCGCGATGCAGATGTGGCTCTACTGCAACCAGCTCGTGGCGCAGAAGAAGGCGAAGCCCGACGACACGCTGCTGAGCGCGCTCGCGAACGGCTCGGTCGAAGGCGAGGCGCTGACGGAGCTCGAGCTCAACAACTTCTTCGTGTTGCTTTGCGTCGCGGGCAACGAGACGACTCGCAACGCGACTTCGCAGTTCATGCGCCTCATGTTCGAGCACCCGGAGCAGTGGAAGCTGCTCACGAGCGACGTCGACCGCTACCTCGAAGGCGCGATCGAGGAGGTGCTGCGCTTCTCGCCGCCCGTGATGATGTTCCGGCGCACCGCGATGGCAGACACCGAGATTCGCGGCCAGCGCATCGCGAAGGGCGACAAGCTCTACCTCTCCTACCCCTCCGCGAATCGCGACGAGGAGGTGTTCGGCGAGAGCGCGATGCGCTTCGACATCACGCGCAAGGACAACGACCACATCGCGTTCGGCATCGGCGAGCACTACTGCCTCGGCGCGAACCTCGCCCGCATGCAGCTGCGCTCCATCCTGCGAGAGATCGCAACGCGCCTGCCGGACATGCGGCCGATCGGTCGCCCCGAGTTCCAGCGCAGCAACTTCATCGCGGGCATCAAGCGCATGCCGGTGAAGTACACACCCGAGGCGTGA
- a CDS encoding zinc-binding dehydrogenase — MRAAVMRSGRIVTADVAEPTPGPGQVLVKTLACGICGSDLHALKHGEQMARVSREVDAWAFVMDLSRDVVMGHEFCAEVLDFGPGCERKLKRGDRVCSMPMVPVGDRIAGVGYSNEFPGGYGERMVLGEQWLLRVPDSLPTEAAALTEPLAVAEHAVAKAALGNGEAPVVIGCGPVGLAVIASLARRRIAPIVASDFSPIRRAQAAKVGAHVVVDPRSEAPMERFTANAGAKQAVIFECVGVPGMLAQLMKQAPRGGRIIVVGVCLEEDRIQPLVPISKELNLQFVLAYTREEFTATLHALADGELDASAFVTGKVGVDGVAGAFETLGTPDRHVKILVEPWRSGGLQ, encoded by the coding sequence ATGCGCGCAGCCGTCATGCGCTCGGGCCGAATCGTCACCGCCGACGTCGCGGAGCCGACGCCTGGGCCCGGACAGGTGCTCGTGAAGACGCTCGCGTGCGGCATCTGCGGCTCGGACCTGCACGCGCTGAAGCACGGCGAGCAGATGGCGCGCGTGTCGCGCGAAGTCGATGCCTGGGCGTTCGTGATGGACCTCTCGCGCGACGTCGTGATGGGCCACGAGTTCTGCGCCGAAGTCCTCGACTTCGGCCCCGGCTGCGAGCGCAAGCTGAAGCGCGGCGATCGCGTGTGCTCGATGCCGATGGTGCCCGTCGGCGATCGCATCGCGGGCGTGGGCTACTCGAACGAGTTTCCTGGCGGATACGGCGAGCGCATGGTGCTCGGCGAGCAGTGGTTGTTACGCGTGCCCGACTCGCTGCCGACCGAGGCGGCCGCGCTGACCGAGCCGCTCGCGGTCGCGGAGCACGCGGTCGCGAAGGCCGCGCTCGGCAACGGCGAGGCGCCGGTCGTGATCGGCTGCGGGCCGGTCGGGCTCGCGGTGATCGCCTCGCTCGCGCGCCGGCGCATCGCGCCGATCGTCGCCTCGGATTTTTCGCCCATTCGCCGCGCGCAGGCGGCGAAGGTGGGCGCGCACGTCGTCGTCGACCCCCGCAGCGAGGCGCCGATGGAGCGCTTCACGGCGAACGCGGGTGCGAAACAGGCCGTGATCTTCGAGTGCGTCGGCGTTCCCGGCATGCTCGCGCAGCTGATGAAGCAGGCGCCGCGCGGCGGGCGGATCATCGTCGTGGGCGTCTGCCTCGAAGAGGACCGCATCCAGCCGCTCGTGCCGATCTCGAAGGAGCTGAACCTGCAGTTCGTGCTCGCCTACACGCGCGAGGAGTTCACCGCGACGCTGCATGCGCTCGCGGACGGCGAGCTCGACGCGAGCGCGTTCGTGACGGGCAAGGTCGGCGTCGACGGCGTCGCGGGCGCGTTCGAGACGCTCGGCACGCCCGATCGCCACGTGAAGATCCTGGTCGAGCCGTGGCGCAGCGGCGGGCTCCAGTAA
- the mutM gene encoding bifunctional DNA-formamidopyrimidine glycosylase/DNA-(apurinic or apyrimidinic site) lyase, protein MPELPEVEVTRRRIAPVLVGRTFARVRTTKPSYFFITPPEKLRRGLEGHTVKALARRGKYLLAEIDGGSQLLLHLGMTGQLFSSNVASVRLLSATVRASLAPEAQLRFEPDAHTHLQLAFADDGPQVFFRDVRKFGKVQLLAPGEASERLAKLGPDALDLTGEALFAATRGRVVAIKSLLLDQAVIAGAGNIYADEALFLAGVRPTRRAQKVKRDECERIADALKRVLLRSIETGGSSISDYVAPDGSDGAYQDERRVYAREGEACAQCGTKIKRIVIGQRSAHYCPSCQP, encoded by the coding sequence ATGCCGGAGCTTCCCGAAGTCGAGGTGACGCGGCGCCGCATCGCGCCGGTGTTGGTGGGCCGAACGTTCGCGCGCGTCCGCACCACGAAGCCCTCGTACTTCTTCATCACGCCGCCCGAGAAGCTCCGGCGCGGGCTCGAAGGCCACACGGTGAAGGCGCTCGCGCGGCGCGGGAAGTATCTGCTCGCGGAGATCGACGGCGGCTCGCAGCTGTTGTTACACCTCGGCATGACGGGCCAGCTCTTCTCGAGCAACGTCGCCAGCGTGCGCCTGCTCTCCGCGACCGTGCGCGCCTCGCTCGCACCCGAGGCGCAGCTCCGCTTCGAGCCCGACGCGCACACGCATCTTCAGCTCGCGTTCGCCGACGACGGCCCGCAGGTCTTCTTCCGCGACGTGCGCAAGTTCGGAAAGGTGCAGCTGCTCGCGCCCGGCGAGGCGAGCGAGCGCCTCGCAAAGCTCGGGCCGGATGCGCTCGATCTCACGGGCGAAGCCCTGTTCGCTGCGACGCGTGGGCGGGTCGTCGCGATCAAGAGCCTGCTGCTCGATCAAGCCGTGATCGCAGGCGCGGGCAACATCTACGCCGACGAAGCGCTGTTCCTCGCGGGCGTGCGCCCGACGCGGCGCGCCCAAAAGGTGAAGCGCGACGAGTGCGAGCGCATCGCCGACGCGTTGAAGCGCGTGCTGCTGCGTTCGATCGAGACGGGCGGCAGCTCGATCAGCGACTACGTGGCGCCCGACGGGAGCGACGGCGCCTATCAGGACGAGCGCCGCGTCTACGCGCGCGAAGGCGAAGCTTGCGCGCAGTGCGGCACGAAGATCAAGCGCATCGTGATCGGGCAGCGCAGCGCGCACTACTGCCCGAGCTGCCAGCCGTGA
- a CDS encoding TetR/AcrR family transcriptional regulator has protein sequence MSDAKGQPKGPRAKSRADVLRDFRADQILEAATVVFGKLGYAEASIERIAEEAGVARSTVYVYFPNKDLLLNQCLARHRVVLGERVRTAVEAATGFEARLAAFFTAVLGYVGNVSEFFRALMGVRGVDPFFGVGSGDVPTPELEALRAEFTALLERVFADAIAAGELAPESVPSAFEALALLLYGALMRRTIAPGPADASAEAAQLARIYLHGVACR, from the coding sequence ATGTCCGATGCCAAAGGCCAGCCCAAGGGCCCACGCGCGAAGTCGCGAGCAGACGTGCTGCGCGACTTCCGCGCCGACCAGATCCTCGAAGCCGCGACCGTCGTGTTCGGAAAGCTCGGCTACGCGGAAGCCTCGATCGAGCGCATCGCGGAAGAGGCCGGCGTCGCGCGCAGCACGGTCTACGTCTACTTCCCGAACAAGGACCTGCTGCTGAACCAGTGCCTCGCGCGGCACCGCGTCGTTCTCGGCGAGCGCGTTCGCACGGCGGTCGAGGCCGCGACGGGCTTCGAGGCGCGGCTCGCGGCGTTCTTCACCGCCGTGCTCGGCTACGTCGGCAACGTGAGTGAGTTCTTCCGCGCGCTGATGGGCGTGCGCGGCGTCGACCCGTTCTTCGGCGTCGGCAGCGGAGACGTGCCCACACCCGAGCTCGAGGCGCTGCGCGCCGAGTTCACCGCGCTGCTCGAGCGCGTGTTCGCCGACGCGATCGCCGCCGGCGAGCTCGCTCCCGAGTCGGTGCCGAGCGCGTTCGAAGCGCTCGCGCTGCTGCTCTACGGCGCGCTGATGCGCCGCACGATCGCGCCGGGCCCCGCCGACGCCTCGGCCGAAGCGGCGCAGCTCGCCCGCATCTACCTTCACGGCGTCGCGTGTCGATGA
- a CDS encoding AAA family ATPase, whose amino-acid sequence MKPSTTVHDLKALVQSFHPVIAFDTEEEERVEKLADTVAAELGMPVFVWTLTSGLFRKPGANGTINTTVPNELFAHMQTLSLEAVFLLKDVAKHLADPAVCRSFREAAQQFSGTRSTMWIVGTQLEFPSDVKHHVLHFPLDLPTKRELAEIVTAVARGLKERTGARIELAKPDLERLLDALSGLTSHQAKQAVAAVIMEDGKLHAEDVRRIVDRKAKLLGQDGLLEYYPAEDNTYELGGFARLKQWLGRARIAFSPEAAELGLPAPRGILLAGVQGCGKSLAAKAIAREWTMPLLKLDAGRLYDKYIGESEKNLRRAIQLAEAMSPCVLWIDELEKSFASFSEGGMDGGVSQRIFATLLTWLQEKKKPVFVVATANDVFRLPPELMRKGRFDELFFVDLPAPAERKSIFEIHLRRKKQDPARFDLAQLVAASDGMSGAEIEQAVISALLRALHEKRALDTALLADELASTVPLSRTRAEDVARLRELAKGRFVPVA is encoded by the coding sequence GTGAAGCCGTCCACCACCGTTCACGACCTAAAGGCGCTCGTGCAGTCTTTCCATCCCGTGATCGCGTTCGACACGGAGGAGGAAGAGCGCGTCGAGAAGCTCGCGGACACGGTCGCTGCCGAGCTCGGCATGCCCGTGTTCGTGTGGACGCTGACGAGCGGCTTGTTCCGCAAGCCCGGCGCAAACGGGACGATCAACACCACGGTCCCGAACGAGCTGTTCGCGCACATGCAGACCCTCTCGCTCGAAGCGGTCTTTCTGCTCAAGGACGTGGCGAAGCACCTCGCCGATCCTGCGGTGTGCCGCTCGTTCCGCGAGGCGGCCCAGCAGTTCTCGGGCACGCGCTCGACGATGTGGATCGTGGGCACCCAGCTCGAGTTTCCGAGCGACGTGAAGCACCACGTCCTGCACTTTCCGCTCGATCTCCCGACCAAGCGCGAGCTCGCCGAGATCGTGACCGCGGTGGCGCGGGGGCTGAAGGAGCGCACGGGCGCGAGGATCGAGCTCGCGAAGCCCGACCTCGAACGCCTCCTCGACGCACTCAGCGGCCTCACCTCGCACCAAGCGAAGCAGGCGGTCGCCGCGGTGATCATGGAAGACGGGAAGCTGCACGCCGAGGACGTGCGCCGCATCGTCGATCGCAAGGCGAAGCTGTTAGGGCAGGACGGGCTGCTCGAGTACTACCCGGCCGAAGACAACACGTACGAGCTCGGCGGCTTCGCGCGCCTCAAGCAGTGGCTCGGTCGTGCGCGCATCGCCTTCAGCCCCGAGGCCGCGGAGCTCGGGCTGCCCGCGCCGCGCGGCATTTTGCTGGCGGGTGTGCAGGGCTGCGGGAAGTCGCTCGCGGCGAAGGCGATCGCTCGCGAGTGGACGATGCCGCTGCTGAAGCTCGACGCCGGGCGTCTCTACGACAAGTACATCGGCGAGAGCGAGAAGAACCTCCGGCGCGCGATTCAGCTCGCGGAGGCGATGTCGCCGTGCGTGCTGTGGATCGACGAGCTCGAGAAGAGCTTCGCCTCGTTCAGCGAGGGCGGCATGGACGGCGGCGTGTCGCAGCGCATCTTCGCGACGCTGCTGACGTGGCTGCAGGAGAAGAAGAAGCCCGTGTTCGTGGTGGCGACCGCGAACGACGTGTTCCGCCTCCCACCCGAGCTGATGCGCAAGGGCCGCTTCGACGAGCTGTTCTTCGTCGACTTGCCCGCGCCCGCCGAGCGCAAGTCCATCTTCGAGATTCATCTGCGCCGCAAGAAGCAAGACCCAGCGCGCTTCGATCTCGCCCAGCTCGTCGCGGCGAGCGACGGCATGAGCGGCGCCGAGATCGAGCAGGCCGTGATCTCGGCGCTGCTGCGCGCGCTGCACGAGAAGCGCGCGCTCGACACCGCGCTGCTCGCCGACGAGCTCGCGAGCACCGTGCCGCTCTCGCGCACGCGCGCGGAGGACGTTGCGCGGCTGCGCGAGCTCGCGAAGGGCAGGTTCGTGCCGGTGGCCTAG
- a CDS encoding FMN-binding protein, whose translation MLIRLALLVTVLLLATSALGEVFASQAEALAAAFPGARIEKRSVLLDDREKRAVEERSRAPLESRIVTLHTAWRGGRVVGYAFVDVHNVRSMPEALLVVISPDGAVAQTRMLAFHEPQDYLPPQRWLEQFDQRTLTPDLRVGGSVHGIAGATLSTRAVTNSVRRSLALFSLLVPAPAASVAHAEGG comes from the coding sequence TTGCTTATTAGGCTCGCGCTGCTCGTCACCGTGCTGCTCCTCGCGACCAGCGCGCTCGGCGAGGTGTTCGCATCGCAGGCCGAGGCGCTCGCGGCCGCCTTCCCCGGCGCGCGCATCGAGAAGCGCTCGGTGCTGCTCGACGACCGGGAGAAGCGCGCGGTCGAGGAGCGCTCGCGCGCGCCACTCGAGAGCCGCATCGTCACGCTGCACACCGCGTGGCGCGGCGGGCGCGTCGTCGGCTACGCGTTCGTCGATGTGCACAACGTGCGGTCGATGCCGGAGGCGCTGCTGGTGGTGATCTCGCCCGACGGCGCCGTCGCGCAGACGCGCATGCTCGCGTTCCACGAGCCGCAGGACTACCTGCCGCCGCAGCGCTGGCTGGAGCAGTTCGATCAGCGAACGCTCACGCCCGACCTGAGAGTGGGCGGCAGCGTGCACGGCATCGCGGGCGCGACGCTCTCGACGCGCGCCGTGACCAACAGCGTGCGCCGCTCGCTCGCGCTGTTCTCCCTGCTCGTGCCCGCGCCGGCGGCGAGCGTGGCGCACGCGGAAGGCGGCTGA